A region from the Rhinoderma darwinii isolate aRhiDar2 chromosome 2, aRhiDar2.hap1, whole genome shotgun sequence genome encodes:
- the LOC142741096 gene encoding uncharacterized protein LOC142741096, translated as MTSETFAYDQSTTTSILSQVTNSGEFLRIPPQELRTRDYEKELRKFTSHDLHCVTLAEYHRLGRIPRGLRSHLRPTLFSEDRQYCDQFQKILNKCSLDLIILTVEYLQKSIKESTEKIKNLEIQLSSSLSSSEWESLKNRTDNAIKEYTKEVELRKREKFQRDANDYLNNSVYRWQESSGSWRSRRGFAPGNRSTSGSDTSIERPVYRSQRFLGNRRGRGAQLEGRTGEGRSREPGIQTRSQAR; from the exons ATGACGTCGGAAACGTTTGCTTATGATCAATCAACCACTACATCCATTCTATCGCAAGTTACTAACTCTGGTGAGTTTCTCCGCATCCCACCTCAAGAATTGCGCACGAGGGATTACGAGAAGGAGCTACGTAAATTCACTTCTCATGATTTACATTGTGTCACCTTAGCGGAATATCATCGTCTCGGTAGGATCCCAAGGGGTTTACGTAGTCACTTGAGACCAACATTGTTTTCGGAAGACAGGCAATATTGCGATCAATTTCAGAAAATACTTAATAAATGCTCCCTGGATTTGATTATACTCACAGTGGAATACTTGCAGAAATCTATTAAGGAATCTACagagaaaataaagaatttgGAAATCCAACTATCATCGTCTTTATCTAGTAGTGAATGGGAATCTTTAAAGAATCGCACAGACAACGCCATCAAGGAGTATACCAAGGAGGTCGAACTGAGGAAAAGGGAGAAATTCCAAAGAGACGCCAACGATTATCTGAACAATTCagtatatagatggcaggaatCCTCCGGTTCATGGAGGTCACGCAGAGGCTTTGCGCCTGGAAACAGGTCCACTTCAGGGAGCGACACATCTATAGAAAGACCAGTCTATCGCTCTCAGCGTTTTTTAGGGAACCGCAGGGGCAGAGGCGCCCAACTCGAAGGTCGAACAGGCGAAGGGAGAAGTCGGGAACCTGGCATACAGACAAGATCCCAG GCACGCTAG